CTCTTTGCCCCAATGTATCACCCAGCACTCAAGAGGATAATGCCCGTTAGAAAGGCCCTGAAGATAAAGACGATATTCAACATACTTGGTCCACTTGCAAATCCAGCGAATCCGAGATATCAGATAATTGGGGTTAATTCCAGAGATCTCGTTGAGAAAATTGCGAACGCATTGACGTACCTGAACGTTGAGAGGGCCATAGTTGTTCATGGAGAGGGACTAGACGAGGTTAACCCGAGGGGAGAGACGATTGTAGCAGAGGTCAATGGAAAGAGCATAGACGTGTACACGGTTACTCCAGAAGACTTTGGCCTTGAAAGGGTAAAGATCATCCCATGCAATTCTCCACAAGAGAGTGCGGAGAGGGTTAAGGCCGTATTAGCAGGAAAGGGGAGCAAAGAGGACAGGAACTTCATAACGATAAACGCGGCGATGGCCCTCTATGCATCAAAGGTAGTGAAAGACATTAAAGAGGGAGCTGAGCTAGTGAGGAACACACTTGGAGAAGATACTATCAGGAGACTGGAGGAGATAGCATGCCTGTCAAAAAGTTAGAGTACGTTGATCCTCTCAAGCTTTACAGCGTCTTAAGAGAGCTAAGCTATCCCTTCATAATTCAATTTGCTGAGAAGGAGAGCAAGAAGATCAAGTTCACATACATCTCCGCAGAACCAGAGTTCATCGTGAAGGTTACGGGCAAGGGAACTTACATGGGAAATGACAAGGTATCCGAGGAGACGAATCCGTTTAAAGCATTAAAAGGCTTCATGAAGGATAAGGTTCCAGGGAAGGGATTTCTGGGAGGCTTCGTTGGATACATAGCCTACGATGCCGTCCACAATTACATAGAGGGTAGCATAGAGGAACCATCATTTTTTGGCTACTATCCCTGGACCTTCATCTATGATCATGAGAGGTCTGAGCTCAGATTCTTCTACCTCAGAGATCCACCATTTGATCCTGAAA
The window above is part of the Pyrococcus sp. NA2 genome. Proteins encoded here:
- the trpD gene encoding anthranilate phosphoribosyltransferase, encoding MLEKIINKENLTFKEAYELFNKLIEEDEVRIAAYLAALQTKGYTAEEIAGFAKAMRDNAIKVDLGTVSDTAGTGGDGASTINVSTASALILSAFTKVAKHGNVSITSKSGSANLLEALGINIRITPEKAKEMIEKVNFTFLFAPMYHPALKRIMPVRKALKIKTIFNILGPLANPANPRYQIIGVNSRDLVEKIANALTYLNVERAIVVHGEGLDEVNPRGETIVAEVNGKSIDVYTVTPEDFGLERVKIIPCNSPQESAERVKAVLAGKGSKEDRNFITINAAMALYASKVVKDIKEGAELVRNTLGEDTIRRLEEIACLSKS